AGAAGGCGGGGATCATGAGCGGGAAAGAGAGAATTCATTGAAGAAAACACGGTGCCGCCTTTACCAGAGCACCCTTACCTTAAAGACCCGCACTTAAGCTGACGTTACAAGACGGGGATAACCAGATGTTACCTTCCGCCGAAGAATAAAAAGAATGGACGCATCCGGATGTCGCTCAATGCGCTGCCGGACCGGTCAGACGCGAGCGGATCGCATTGGAAATATTGTCGAAAATGAACACCACGATCAGGATCAGGATGACCATATAGGCAACGTTCTCCCAATCCTGATTGGTGCGCATGGCCTCGATCAGTTTGAGCCCGATACCCCCTGCCCCTACAGCGCCGATAATGGTGGCCGAGCGGGTATTGCTCTCCCAGAAATATAGCGCCTGACTGACAAAGACCGGCAGCACCTGGGGCACCACACCATAGCGGTGCACCGCCATGCCCGATGCACCGACGGATTTGACGCCTTCGCGCTGGCGATCGTCGATGTTTTCGAGCGCCTCGGTATTGGTCTTGCCCAGCGTGCCGGTGTCGGTGAAGAAAATGGCCGCGATACCCGGAATGGGCCCCGGGCCAAAGCCACGCACGAAGAACAGTGCCCAGATCAGCATGTCCACCGAGCGCAGGAAGTCAAAGGCCCGTTTCATCAGCCAGTTGCCGGGGCGATTGGCGGTGATGTTGCGCGCGGCAATGAAGGAAAGGGGAAAGGCCAGCAATGCGGCGAACAGCGTGCCGACAAAGGCCATGACGATGGTCTGGAGCAGCTTGTCATAGACATCAAGATGCTGCCACTCGGCATTGTAGAGAAACTCGACCGCCATCAATTGCACATTGGGCATGTCGGGCTCAAAGCGCGGCGCCACGGTGATCGCCCGCCAGACCTCGGCGGCGGTCATGCCAAAGAAATGCGAATTGGTATCGAAGAAGAAATTGGGCCAGCCCAGAAAACGATGACGGACATAGACCTGGGTATTGCGGATCTCGGCCTGCCCGACAAAGCCGTAGTCGACCGTCACCCGGCCTCCCTTGAGCGACATGGCGGCGGGTGCATCGACGGGCAATAGCGCCCCATCATCGGTAATGGGCACGTCATAGCGCTGGCCGTCGACCACCGCGACCACGGCGGTCGGGCTGATCTCGACGCTATTGGCGGGGCTACCAAAGCTTGTCACATAGCTTTTGGGTCCGGTCTGCTCGATCCAGTCGGGATCGGGATTGTCGCCCAGCAGCGAGCGGGTCCATTCGAGTTCGACACTGTCATTCTTGAAGCGGAAGCGCGGCGTGGCCTCCCAGGAATACCAGTCCGCAATATAGATGCTGGCGCGGGCCCATTGGGCATTGGCCAGCACGCCCGAGATATCGAAGAAGAAGAAGCAGAACACCAGATAGGCCGCCGTTCCCAGCGCCACCAGCGGCACGGTCAGGCGCTGCTGCAGGGGACGATGAAACACGGCGCCGTGGCGGGCCTTGAGGGCAAGAGCCTCACTGGCGGTCATTTGC
The DNA window shown above is from Devosia litorisediminis and carries:
- the phnE gene encoding phosphonate ABC transporter, permease protein PhnE yields the protein MSSMQMTASEALALKARHGAVFHRPLQQRLTVPLVALGTAAYLVFCFFFFDISGVLANAQWARASIYIADWYSWEATPRFRFKNDSVELEWTRSLLGDNPDPDWIEQTGPKSYVTSFGSPANSVEISPTAVVAVVDGQRYDVPITDDGALLPVDAPAAMSLKGGRVTVDYGFVGQAEIRNTQVYVRHRFLGWPNFFFDTNSHFFGMTAAEVWRAITVAPRFEPDMPNVQLMAVEFLYNAEWQHLDVYDKLLQTIVMAFVGTLFAALLAFPLSFIAARNITANRPGNWLMKRAFDFLRSVDMLIWALFFVRGFGPGPIPGIAAIFFTDTGTLGKTNTEALENIDDRQREGVKSVGASGMAVHRYGVVPQVLPVFVSQALYFWESNTRSATIIGAVGAGGIGLKLIEAMRTNQDWENVAYMVILILIVVFIFDNISNAIRSRLTGPAAH